Proteins encoded in a region of the Streptomyces akebiae genome:
- a CDS encoding quinone oxidoreductase family protein — MRAIRMDQFGGPEVLQVVEVPDLEPRGGHHLLQVSRAGVNYADMHVRGDTYLAPVTLPYIPGNEVVGRTGDGKRFVGLTQGGGYAEQAHVHRRTSWEVPDGVSDEQAVALCLQGNSAYHLLHTVAGVQEGQTVVIPAAAGGVGSIAVQLAKAIGAKVIALASSKAKRQLAEELGADAVVDSTSENLSEEIKEAAGGPVQVALEMTGGPTFHSTVAALAPRGRLAVYGYASGETTDVSTKVLMERSITVSGFWLPSLYSDRNALPTSMNALFDAVRSGSLRPVLGQVYPLSEASAAHAALAARAHTGKLCLDTAG, encoded by the coding sequence GTGCGCGCCATCAGGATGGACCAGTTCGGTGGCCCGGAGGTGCTGCAGGTGGTCGAGGTTCCCGACCTTGAACCGCGGGGCGGCCATCACCTATTGCAGGTGAGTCGTGCAGGCGTGAACTACGCAGACATGCACGTACGGGGAGACACCTATCTCGCGCCGGTGACGCTGCCCTACATTCCCGGGAACGAAGTGGTCGGCCGCACGGGGGACGGCAAGCGCTTCGTCGGCCTCACTCAGGGCGGCGGCTACGCCGAGCAGGCCCATGTCCATCGCCGCACTTCTTGGGAGGTGCCCGACGGTGTGAGCGATGAGCAGGCCGTGGCACTGTGCCTCCAGGGCAACTCGGCCTACCACCTGCTCCACACCGTCGCTGGCGTCCAGGAGGGCCAGACCGTGGTCATTCCGGCCGCCGCGGGCGGCGTGGGCTCCATAGCCGTTCAGCTGGCCAAGGCCATCGGTGCCAAAGTGATCGCGCTGGCGAGCAGCAAGGCAAAGCGCCAACTCGCGGAAGAACTCGGTGCGGACGCCGTCGTCGACTCCACCAGTGAGAACCTCAGCGAGGAGATCAAGGAGGCGGCAGGCGGACCGGTCCAAGTTGCCCTGGAGATGACCGGCGGACCGACCTTCCATTCCACTGTCGCTGCCCTCGCCCCTCGCGGCCGGCTTGCTGTGTACGGATACGCATCGGGTGAGACGACAGACGTGTCGACCAAGGTGCTGATGGAGCGGTCGATCACCGTCTCCGGATTCTGGCTTCCGTCGTTGTACAGCGACCGAAACGCCCTGCCCACCAGCATGAACGCCCTGTTCGACGCCGTACGCTCAGGCTCGCTTCGCCCCGTCCTCGGGCAGGTCTACCCGCTGAGCGAGGCAAGTGCTGCCCACGCCGCCCTGGCAGCCCGCGCACACACCGGGAAGCTCTGCCTGGATACCGCTGGGTAG
- a CDS encoding IclR family transcriptional regulator domain-containing protein, translating to MTGNEISNTSETRSRLVDRFIRVQRAFAELGGEVHGTGEIARAAGLDDATTSRILQSGVYGGFFERISHGKYRLGVGAAHVGMHALAHAPAKDDSTRAILEELREATDGGLVFQYMLATIGGAQRQCIDMAVGDSDLVELGMTALDILSVTRSLRTGASGRTILAYLPAALQELVLAEPIPAEAGPGVYRDDKELLASLEEVRDRGYALGYEECMPLWNSCAAPIVWGEAIMGAVLLLKPATVMPEAPESVIDATKAAAAKLSAKLSHLSEPMAMMLGS from the coding sequence ATGACCGGCAACGAAATCTCGAACACCTCAGAGACGAGGTCACGCCTCGTCGACCGATTCATCCGTGTCCAGAGAGCCTTCGCTGAACTGGGAGGCGAGGTGCACGGCACCGGTGAGATAGCCAGGGCAGCTGGTCTGGACGACGCCACCACCTCCCGCATTCTGCAGTCCGGCGTATACGGCGGCTTTTTCGAGCGCATCAGCCACGGCAAATACCGACTCGGTGTGGGAGCTGCACACGTCGGCATGCACGCGCTCGCCCACGCGCCGGCCAAGGACGACAGCACGCGCGCAATCCTGGAGGAACTGCGCGAGGCGACCGACGGAGGTCTGGTCTTCCAGTACATGCTGGCAACCATTGGGGGCGCCCAGCGTCAGTGCATCGACATGGCCGTGGGCGATTCAGACCTGGTGGAACTCGGCATGACCGCCCTCGACATCCTGTCCGTCACGCGCTCGCTCCGCACCGGAGCCAGCGGCCGGACCATCCTGGCCTACCTCCCCGCGGCGCTCCAGGAACTGGTTCTGGCGGAACCGATTCCCGCCGAGGCCGGCCCGGGCGTCTACCGCGACGACAAGGAGCTGCTCGCCTCGCTCGAAGAGGTTCGTGACCGCGGCTACGCCCTCGGCTACGAAGAATGCATGCCTCTGTGGAATTCCTGCGCGGCTCCCATCGTCTGGGGTGAGGCGATCATGGGAGCTGTCCTTTTGCTCAAGCCAGCAACGGTCATGCCCGAGGCGCCGGAATCGGTGATCGACGCGACCAAGGCGGCTGCTGCCAAGCTCAGCGCCAAACTGAGCCACCTGTCGGAGCCCATGGCCATGATGCTCGGGTCATGA